The following proteins are encoded in a genomic region of Synechococcus sp. ROS8604:
- a CDS encoding ComF family protein — MLVALHDCLKDLFVVPFCPICKKAIQPRPQADHPCSECTQKLGLVEFGLRGITPVRFNAAGWYRGELRRHILRLRLNQDLSVLKAITFALQPTLPARALLVPIPSWKAEKRANPLPALICQSLGRTTKTLLKRCRPTVGQHHLSRRQRLVNMKSAFAIDPDHRSSCVAARPTWIVDDILTSGATAQEALKTLKHAGFEVRGLICLGRTP; from the coding sequence TTGCTAGTCGCACTTCACGATTGCCTGAAAGACCTGTTCGTTGTGCCTTTTTGTCCGATTTGCAAGAAGGCCATCCAACCCCGTCCACAAGCGGATCATCCCTGTAGTGAGTGCACGCAAAAGCTCGGCCTTGTGGAATTTGGCCTGCGAGGCATCACTCCTGTTCGCTTCAACGCGGCCGGTTGGTATCGAGGAGAGCTTCGCCGACACATCCTGCGCCTGAGGCTCAATCAAGATTTATCAGTCCTGAAGGCCATCACCTTCGCTCTACAGCCAACCCTTCCGGCAAGGGCTCTTTTGGTTCCGATCCCCAGTTGGAAAGCGGAAAAACGAGCCAATCCTCTGCCGGCATTGATCTGCCAAAGCCTTGGACGCACCACCAAGACACTGCTGAAACGTTGTCGGCCCACCGTGGGGCAACACCACCTCAGTCGTCGTCAGCGGCTTGTGAACATGAAATCTGCCTTCGCCATCGATCCAGACCACCGATCCAGCTGCGTTGCCGCAAGGCCCACATGGATTGTCGACGACATCCTCACCAGTGGAGCCACGGCCCAAGAAGCATTGAAGACGTTGAAACATGCTGGGTTTGAGGTCAGGGGATTGATCTGTCTGGGGCGCACCCCGTGA
- a CDS encoding DUF2470 domain-containing protein: protein MTADPLTPAVSERICRHMNDDHGDAVLQYALHYGGVSAANNATMTAVSPDAMSLEVDGKTVRIPFDHTLTDSEDAHRTMVAMLRAMPSDESKGES, encoded by the coding sequence ATGACCGCTGATCCGCTTACCCCCGCTGTTAGCGAACGCATCTGTCGTCACATGAACGATGACCATGGCGATGCAGTGCTTCAGTACGCCCTCCATTACGGAGGAGTGAGTGCTGCTAACAACGCCACCATGACGGCCGTCAGCCCTGATGCGATGAGCCTTGAAGTAGACGGAAAAACCGTCCGGATCCCGTTTGATCACACCCTCACTGACAGTGAGGACGCCCACCGCACCATGGTGGCCATGCTGAGAGCCATGCCGTCTGACGAAAGCAAAGGGGAATCCTGA
- a CDS encoding FGGY-family carbohydrate kinase yields the protein MSQDPLVLGIDLGTSGVRIAVIDSSCALLQTESVPYQIGLHNPFDWRDRCCTLIGRLKPEYRHRLKAIAVDGTSGTLLACDQQGLPLAEAMPYSLACPNAVEQLRALIPQGGPASSASGSLARALHLVDQHQAPLLLRHQADWISGWLLGNWSYGEEGNNLRLGWDLGQNAWPDTFISQPWWDALPDIRTSGSVLGPLAPQRAKDLDLPENLLVVAGTTDANAAVLTADADDDEGITVLGSTLVLKRFTDQPLAPGPGTSTHRVGGRWLCGGASNAGAAVLHQLFPNIDLAELSRQIDPDQNSGLKLRPLPRCGERFPVDDPQLEPILTPRPVSDALYLHGLLEGLTQIEQAGWQRLTSLGADPPKKIVTLGGGARNPQWRRLRERQLGVPIRSCNTPPAAGVARLALQAVQAPDKTIHLGEN from the coding sequence ATGAGCCAAGATCCGCTGGTGCTCGGCATTGACCTAGGCACCAGCGGGGTCCGCATTGCTGTCATCGACAGCAGCTGTGCCCTGCTCCAGACTGAAAGTGTTCCATACCAAATCGGTCTGCATAACCCCTTTGATTGGCGCGACCGATGTTGCACATTGATCGGGCGCCTCAAGCCCGAGTACCGACATCGCCTCAAAGCCATCGCGGTGGACGGCACCTCAGGAACTTTGCTCGCCTGTGATCAACAGGGCCTGCCCCTTGCTGAGGCCATGCCCTATTCGCTCGCATGCCCAAACGCCGTTGAGCAGCTCCGCGCCTTGATTCCACAGGGTGGACCAGCTTCAAGCGCCAGTGGAAGCCTCGCGCGAGCGCTGCACCTTGTCGATCAACATCAAGCCCCTCTCTTGCTCCGCCATCAAGCCGACTGGATCAGCGGATGGCTTCTTGGAAATTGGAGTTATGGGGAGGAAGGCAACAACCTTCGACTGGGATGGGACCTCGGCCAAAATGCCTGGCCAGACACTTTCATCAGCCAACCCTGGTGGGATGCACTTCCAGATATTCGAACCAGCGGCTCCGTGCTTGGCCCCCTGGCGCCCCAACGCGCGAAAGATCTAGACCTGCCAGAGAACTTGCTGGTCGTTGCCGGGACAACCGACGCCAACGCGGCTGTTCTCACGGCTGATGCTGACGACGACGAGGGCATCACAGTGCTGGGAAGCACCTTGGTGCTCAAGCGGTTCACCGATCAGCCCCTCGCTCCAGGTCCAGGAACCTCCACCCATCGCGTGGGAGGGCGTTGGTTATGCGGAGGAGCCTCCAATGCTGGGGCTGCCGTGCTGCACCAACTCTTTCCCAACATCGACCTCGCGGAACTGAGCCGTCAGATCGATCCAGATCAGAACAGCGGCTTAAAGCTGCGCCCCCTTCCAAGATGCGGAGAGCGCTTCCCCGTTGATGACCCCCAGCTTGAACCCATCCTGACGCCCCGCCCAGTCAGCGATGCCCTCTATCTGCATGGCCTCTTAGAGGGGTTAACGCAAATCGAACAGGCGGGATGGCAACGCCTCACAAGCCTTGGAGCTGATCCTCCCAAGAAGATCGTGACCCTTGGTGGTGGAGCGCGCAATCCTCAATGGCGTCGCCTGCGCGAGCGCCAACTCGGGGTTCCGATCCGCAGTTGCAACACACCTCCAGCCGCCGGAGTTGCTCGTTTAGCTCTTCAGGCTGTACAAGCACCAGACAAGACGATCCATCTAGGGGAGAATTAA
- the metK gene encoding methionine adenosyltransferase: MSRYVFTSESVTEGHPDKICDQVSDAVLDALLAQDSTSRVACETVVNTGLCMITGEVTSKAQVDFIHLVRDVIRDIGYSGARAGGFDATSCAVLVALDQQSPDIAQGVDEADDHAGDPLDKVGAGDQGIMFGYACNETPELMPLPISLAHRLARRLAEVRHNGTLDYLLPDGKTQVSVVYENDKPVEIDTILISTQHTAEVTGLTDEQEVRNRISEDLWTHVVLPATADLPLKPDRANCRYLVNPTGKFVVGGPQGDAGLTGRKIIVDTYGGYARHGGGAFSGKDPTKVDRSAAYAARYVAKALVAAGLANRAEVQLSYAIGVAKPVSILVESFGSGKVSNAELTDLVQEHFDLRPGAIIEQFKLREMPSLNGGRFYRDTAAYGHFGRPDLNLPWEDVNDKAAALKQAEANRIQAGNSL, translated from the coding sequence ATGAGTCGATACGTTTTCACTTCCGAATCCGTGACGGAAGGCCATCCCGACAAGATCTGCGATCAAGTCAGTGATGCCGTCCTGGATGCTCTCCTAGCCCAAGACAGCACGAGCCGGGTGGCCTGCGAAACGGTTGTGAATACCGGTCTTTGCATGATCACGGGCGAAGTCACCTCCAAAGCCCAGGTGGATTTCATCCATCTCGTACGCGATGTGATTCGGGATATCGGCTACAGCGGGGCGCGGGCCGGTGGCTTTGACGCCACGAGCTGTGCCGTCCTGGTCGCCCTTGATCAGCAATCCCCTGATATTGCCCAGGGCGTTGATGAAGCGGATGATCACGCAGGCGATCCCCTCGACAAGGTCGGCGCCGGCGATCAGGGAATCATGTTTGGCTACGCCTGCAATGAAACTCCAGAGCTGATGCCTTTGCCCATCAGCCTTGCCCACAGGCTTGCTAGGCGTCTGGCCGAAGTTCGCCACAACGGCACCCTCGATTACCTGCTGCCTGACGGCAAGACCCAGGTGAGCGTGGTCTATGAAAACGACAAACCCGTCGAGATCGACACCATTCTGATCTCAACCCAACACACCGCCGAGGTGACGGGCCTAACCGACGAGCAGGAGGTGCGCAATCGCATCAGCGAAGACCTCTGGACTCACGTGGTGCTGCCAGCGACAGCAGACCTCCCTCTGAAGCCCGATCGGGCCAATTGCCGCTATCTGGTCAACCCCACCGGCAAATTCGTGGTCGGCGGGCCTCAGGGTGATGCCGGTCTCACGGGACGGAAAATCATCGTCGACACCTACGGCGGCTACGCCCGTCACGGCGGCGGCGCTTTCTCCGGCAAAGATCCCACCAAGGTGGATCGCTCCGCTGCCTATGCCGCCCGCTACGTAGCAAAAGCACTGGTAGCCGCAGGTCTTGCGAATCGTGCAGAAGTTCAACTGAGCTACGCCATTGGCGTGGCCAAGCCGGTATCGATCCTTGTGGAATCTTTCGGCTCAGGCAAGGTGTCCAATGCGGAACTCACCGACCTCGTACAAGAGCATTTTGACCTGCGTCCTGGTGCCATCATCGAGCAGTTCAAGCTGCGGGAAATGCCTTCCCTCAACGGTGGTCGCTTTTACCGCGATACAGCTGCCTATGGACACTTTGGTCGCCCCGATCTGAACTTGCCCTGGGAAGACGTCAATGACAAGGCTGCAGCCCTAAAGCAAGCGGAAGCGAACCGCATCCAAGCCGGCAACAGTCTGTAA
- a CDS encoding HAD family hydrolase: MAHLFLRGHSLGLIHGVLFDKDGTLSHSEPHLIELADARIDEILRVFASRGASSETQVQLQGLLKRAMGRCDSGLIPDGTLAVASRQHNLLSTATIFCLFDLSWPQALVLAEEIFDSVDHLHKQNATEAALSARTPLPHSKELLNELHNAGVICAVISNDTRHGIKQFLQDHGLSDFITGIWSADDTPCKPDPGAVHGLCKQLHLDPSQCALIGDADSDLLMARRAGIAYALGYVAGWNRTPDLTSHQHLIHHWQELKVEQAQ, translated from the coding sequence ATGGCTCATCTATTTCTCAGAGGCCATTCGCTTGGCTTGATCCACGGGGTGCTGTTCGACAAGGACGGCACCCTTTCCCATAGCGAACCCCATCTCATTGAACTGGCAGACGCCAGGATTGATGAAATCCTTCGTGTCTTTGCCTCCCGTGGCGCGTCGTCAGAGACACAAGTTCAACTCCAGGGGTTGCTCAAGCGCGCGATGGGCCGATGCGACTCCGGCTTAATTCCTGATGGAACGTTGGCCGTCGCTTCGCGTCAACACAATCTGTTGAGCACCGCAACGATCTTCTGTCTGTTTGATCTCAGCTGGCCTCAAGCACTCGTGCTCGCTGAAGAGATCTTTGACAGCGTGGACCATCTCCATAAGCAAAACGCAACGGAAGCAGCCCTCAGCGCCAGAACCCCTCTGCCCCATTCGAAAGAGTTGCTCAACGAGCTGCACAACGCTGGTGTGATCTGTGCCGTGATCAGCAATGACACCCGCCACGGCATCAAACAGTTTCTTCAAGACCATGGCTTAAGCGACTTCATCACAGGAATCTGGAGCGCTGATGACACCCCTTGCAAGCCAGATCCAGGCGCCGTGCATGGTCTGTGCAAGCAGCTGCATTTGGATCCATCCCAATGCGCACTGATCGGAGATGCCGACTCCGATCTCCTGATGGCACGCCGCGCAGGCATTGCTTATGCGCTTGGCTACGTGGCGGGATGGAATCGAACCCCCGACCTCACCTCCCATCAACATTTGATCCATCACTGGCAAGAGCTCAAGGTTGAACAAGCTCAGTAA
- a CDS encoding 30S ribosomal protein S1, whose product MTVTPTDPAQDLAVDTTTAIDESTAVEATADQADFGTDEDLSIPEDIPTADDPSSRANPGDLDGAGFTIDDFASLLSKYDYNFKPGDIVNGTVFALETKGAMIDIGAKTAAFMPLQEVSINRVEGLSDVLQPGEIREFFIMSEENEDGQLSLSVRRIEYQRAWERVRQLQKEDATIYSEVFATNRGGALVRVEGLRGFIPGSHISTRKPKEELVADFLPLKFLEVDEERNRLVLSHRRALVERKMNRLEVGEVVIGTVRGIKPYGAFIDIGGVSGLLHISEISHEHIETPHSVLNVNDQMKVMIIDLDAERGRISLSTKALEPEPGDMLTDPQKVFDKAEEMAARYKQMLLEQAEEGEEPLSSMMV is encoded by the coding sequence ATGACTGTTACCCCAACCGATCCGGCTCAGGATCTTGCTGTGGACACCACCACTGCCATCGACGAGAGTACAGCCGTCGAAGCCACAGCAGACCAAGCCGATTTTGGAACGGACGAAGATCTCAGTATTCCGGAAGATATTCCGACCGCGGATGATCCAAGCAGTCGCGCCAACCCTGGGGATTTGGATGGGGCCGGCTTCACGATTGATGATTTCGCCTCACTACTAAGCAAGTACGACTACAACTTCAAGCCAGGCGACATCGTCAACGGCACCGTGTTTGCGCTGGAAACGAAGGGGGCAATGATCGATATCGGCGCCAAGACCGCCGCATTTATGCCACTCCAAGAGGTCTCCATCAACAGGGTGGAAGGTCTCAGCGATGTGTTGCAACCCGGTGAAATTCGGGAATTCTTCATCATGAGTGAAGAAAACGAAGACGGGCAACTGTCTCTCTCCGTTCGCCGTATTGAGTACCAGCGTGCCTGGGAGCGGGTGCGGCAGCTGCAAAAAGAAGACGCCACCATCTATTCAGAAGTCTTCGCCACCAACCGTGGTGGTGCTCTTGTTCGCGTGGAAGGTCTTCGCGGCTTCATCCCTGGATCCCACATCAGCACGCGCAAGCCGAAAGAAGAGCTGGTTGCAGACTTCTTGCCCCTGAAATTCCTTGAAGTCGACGAAGAGCGCAATCGTCTGGTTCTCAGTCATCGTCGCGCCCTCGTAGAGCGCAAGATGAATCGCCTCGAGGTCGGCGAAGTGGTGATCGGCACCGTTCGTGGCATCAAGCCCTACGGCGCCTTCATCGACATCGGCGGTGTCAGCGGTTTGCTCCACATTTCCGAGATCAGTCACGAGCACATCGAAACACCCCATTCCGTGCTGAATGTGAATGATCAAATGAAGGTGATGATCATCGACCTCGACGCCGAACGTGGTCGGATCTCACTGTCCACCAAGGCTCTAGAGCCAGAACCCGGTGACATGCTCACCGATCCTCAAAAGGTCTTTGACAAGGCTGAGGAAATGGCTGCTCGCTACAAGCAAATGCTTCTTGAGCAAGCAGAAGAGGGAGAAGAGCCCTTGAGCTCGATGATGGTCTGA
- the nrdR gene encoding transcriptional regulator NrdR, producing MQCPSCQNTDSRVLESRAAEGGRSVRRRRECLNCEFRFTTYERVEMVPITVLKRNGHREIFNRSKLLHGLSRACEKTELTPSKLEAIVDELELSLQQSNSREVASSEIGELVLGHLKGLSEVAYVRFASVYRHFRSVSDFVSTLEGMNVDKAELAALV from the coding sequence GTGCAGTGCCCCTCCTGCCAAAACACGGATAGCCGGGTTCTCGAATCGAGAGCAGCCGAGGGTGGTAGGAGTGTGCGCCGGCGTCGTGAATGCCTGAATTGTGAATTTCGATTCACAACTTACGAGCGGGTTGAGATGGTCCCCATCACCGTGCTCAAACGCAATGGGCATCGTGAAATTTTTAATCGCAGCAAACTTCTGCACGGCCTAAGCCGAGCCTGCGAAAAAACAGAGCTCACTCCCAGCAAACTCGAAGCCATTGTTGACGAGTTGGAACTCAGCCTTCAGCAAAGCAATAGCCGTGAGGTTGCCAGCTCAGAGATTGGTGAGCTGGTGCTGGGACATCTCAAAGGGCTCAGCGAAGTGGCTTATGTGCGTTTTGCCTCGGTGTATCGACACTTTCGAAGCGTCAGCGATTTCGTCTCCACCCTTGAAGGGATGAACGTAGACAAAGCTGAGCTCGCCGCCCTCGTCTAA
- a CDS encoding photosystem II reaction center protein T, whose protein sequence is MESFAYILILGLAIATLFFAIAFRDPPKIGK, encoded by the coding sequence ATGGAAAGCTTCGCTTACATCCTCATTCTCGGCCTGGCGATTGCCACCTTGTTCTTCGCAATCGCATTCCGCGATCCACCGAAGATCGGTAAGTAG
- the psbB gene encoding photosystem II chlorophyll-binding protein CP47 translates to MGLPWYRVHTVVINDPGRLLAVHLMHTALVAGWAGSMALYELAIFDPSDPVLNPMWRQGMFVMPFMSRLGVTGSWGGWSITGETGVDPGFWSFEGVAAAHIVFSGLLMLAAIWHWTYWDLEIWQDPRTGEPALDLPKIFGIHLLLAGLGCFGFGAFHLTGVFGPGMWISDPYALTGHLEAVQPSWGPEGFNPFNPGGIVAHHIAAGIVGIIAGIFHITTRPPERLYKALRMGNIETVLASAIAAVFFAAFIVAGTMWYGAAATPVELFGPTRYQWDQSYFKTEINRRVQTALDEGATIDEAYAAIPEKLAFYDYVGNSPAKGGLFRVGPMVNGDGLATGWIGHPVFTDKEGRELQVRRLPNFFENFPVVLEDNDGIVRADIPFRRAEAKYSFEQRGVTATVYGGSLDGKVFTDPADVKRLARKAQLGEGFDFDRETYNSDGTFRSSPRGWFTFGHATFALLFFFGHIWHGARTLYRDVFAGIDPDLGEQVEFGLFQKLGDKSTRRLPEGYVPPTGSTPLS, encoded by the coding sequence ATGGGATTGCCCTGGTATCGGGTGCACACCGTCGTCATTAACGACCCCGGCCGACTCTTGGCCGTGCACCTCATGCACACTGCCCTCGTTGCCGGCTGGGCCGGCTCGATGGCCCTCTACGAACTCGCAATTTTTGATCCATCGGATCCAGTCCTGAACCCAATGTGGCGTCAGGGCATGTTTGTCATGCCCTTCATGTCCCGACTTGGCGTCACCGGAAGCTGGGGAGGCTGGAGTATTACCGGAGAAACGGGAGTCGATCCTGGCTTCTGGAGCTTCGAAGGCGTCGCAGCCGCTCACATCGTCTTCAGTGGCCTTTTGATGCTCGCTGCCATTTGGCACTGGACGTACTGGGATCTTGAAATTTGGCAAGACCCCCGTACGGGCGAACCAGCCCTTGACCTTCCGAAAATTTTCGGCATCCACCTTCTCCTTGCAGGATTGGGTTGTTTCGGTTTTGGTGCCTTTCACCTCACAGGTGTCTTTGGACCTGGCATGTGGATCTCTGACCCCTATGCCCTCACAGGCCACTTAGAGGCGGTTCAACCCTCGTGGGGACCGGAAGGATTCAACCCGTTCAATCCAGGAGGAATTGTTGCCCACCACATTGCCGCAGGCATCGTGGGCATCATTGCCGGCATCTTCCACATCACAACCCGACCGCCGGAGCGCCTCTACAAGGCTTTGCGGATGGGAAACATCGAAACTGTTTTGGCTAGTGCCATTGCAGCTGTGTTTTTCGCCGCCTTCATTGTGGCTGGAACCATGTGGTACGGCGCCGCAGCAACCCCTGTCGAGTTGTTTGGCCCCACTCGTTATCAGTGGGATCAGAGCTACTTCAAGACAGAAATCAATCGCCGCGTTCAGACGGCTCTTGATGAAGGTGCCACGATTGACGAGGCCTACGCTGCCATCCCCGAAAAACTCGCTTTTTACGACTACGTCGGTAACAGTCCTGCCAAAGGCGGCCTGTTCCGTGTAGGTCCGATGGTGAATGGCGATGGACTGGCAACTGGATGGATTGGCCATCCTGTCTTCACCGACAAGGAAGGACGTGAACTTCAAGTTCGTCGTCTCCCCAACTTCTTTGAGAACTTCCCTGTTGTTCTTGAAGACAATGACGGAATCGTTCGTGCCGACATTCCGTTCCGTCGCGCTGAAGCGAAGTACTCCTTCGAACAACGAGGCGTCACAGCAACCGTTTATGGCGGTTCTCTCGATGGCAAGGTCTTCACTGATCCAGCTGACGTGAAGCGCCTAGCCCGTAAGGCTCAACTCGGAGAAGGTTTCGACTTCGATCGCGAAACCTATAACTCGGACGGAACATTCCGCAGCTCACCTCGTGGTTGGTTCACCTTCGGCCACGCAACCTTCGCCTTGCTCTTCTTCTTCGGCCACATCTGGCACGGTGCTCGCACCCTCTACCGGGACGTGTTCGCAGGAATCGACCCTGATCTTGGCGAACAGGTTGAGTTCGGTCTCTTCCAAAAACTCGGCGACAAATCCACCCGTCGCCTACCCGAGGGATATGTTCCTCCCACGGGTTCCACCCCCCTCAGCTGA
- a CDS encoding 2Fe-2S iron-sulfur cluster-binding protein, producing MPVIRFLREGRDVECYPGENLRDVALRENIELYGLKGQLGNCGGCGQCITCFVDVVGSDADAPLTARTAVEDSKLRRRPESWRLACQALVEQSVIVLTRPQVRLADLDKKKVAARTAALPVGPTAWPVTESEDEAEEGSEQETADDAPATPSDEG from the coding sequence ATGCCAGTCATTCGTTTTTTGCGTGAGGGACGTGATGTGGAGTGCTATCCCGGTGAAAATCTGCGCGATGTTGCTCTGCGCGAAAACATCGAGCTTTATGGCTTGAAGGGACAACTCGGGAATTGCGGTGGCTGCGGTCAGTGCATCACCTGTTTTGTTGACGTTGTGGGATCCGATGCCGACGCGCCTTTGACGGCTCGAACCGCTGTTGAGGACAGCAAGCTCAGGCGTCGTCCTGAGTCATGGCGATTGGCTTGTCAGGCGCTGGTGGAGCAATCCGTGATCGTGCTGACCCGCCCGCAAGTTCGCTTGGCTGACCTCGATAAGAAAAAGGTTGCCGCGCGCACGGCAGCCCTGCCAGTCGGGCCTACGGCATGGCCCGTGACCGAGAGCGAAGATGAGGCCGAAGAAGGATCGGAACAGGAGACTGCGGATGATGCTCCTGCTACGCCCAGTGACGAGGGGTGA
- the psbM gene encoding photosystem II reaction center protein PsbM has product METNDLGFVASLMFVLVPTVFLIVLFIQTNSREGSS; this is encoded by the coding sequence ATGGAAACCAACGATCTCGGCTTCGTTGCCAGCCTCATGTTCGTCCTGGTTCCGACGGTGTTTCTGATCGTCTTGTTCATCCAGACCAACAGCCGAGAAGGTTCCTCCTGA
- a CDS encoding universal stress protein: MFKNLLIADSGKGHVEEMVRMLRELPAFRAARINLLHVVSEQGKVNAEDHWTTAGSLLAKAVSQLGLNPSDVNSIIRQGDAKQTVLKVAEEINADLIVMGSRGLGRLQSILSNSTSQYVFQLSTRPMLLVRDDLYVRHVNRLMVTVDGTGVGDDALRIACEMVREIPGGQLTGVHIARQDLSASRGGDSKADGLLTAAVQRARSLGVDLKPMHVANPDIGRGVCQAAEEINADLLVIASQDRRPLVARGLVDLDKLLGGSISDYIRVHAPAPVLLVREPEQS; encoded by the coding sequence GTGTTCAAGAATCTTCTGATTGCTGATTCCGGCAAAGGTCATGTCGAAGAAATGGTGCGGATGCTGCGGGAGCTTCCTGCATTCAGGGCTGCACGCATCAACCTGCTTCATGTGGTGTCCGAGCAAGGCAAGGTCAACGCAGAAGACCATTGGACAACCGCAGGGAGCTTGCTCGCCAAGGCGGTAAGCCAATTGGGTCTTAACCCGAGTGACGTGAATTCGATCATCCGCCAAGGGGATGCCAAGCAGACCGTTCTGAAGGTGGCTGAAGAGATCAATGCCGACTTGATCGTGATGGGATCCAGAGGCCTGGGTCGCCTGCAATCGATCCTGTCCAACAGCACTAGCCAATACGTCTTTCAGCTATCAACACGTCCCATGCTGCTGGTGCGTGATGACCTTTATGTCCGCCATGTGAATCGCCTCATGGTGACTGTTGACGGAACAGGTGTTGGCGATGATGCGCTTCGGATTGCCTGCGAAATGGTTCGAGAGATCCCAGGCGGACAGCTGACTGGCGTCCACATTGCCAGGCAAGACCTCTCGGCCTCCCGCGGTGGCGACAGCAAAGCCGACGGCTTGCTGACGGCCGCAGTCCAACGGGCTCGCAGCCTGGGCGTTGACCTCAAGCCAATGCACGTGGCAAACCCGGACATCGGCCGAGGGGTTTGCCAAGCAGCCGAAGAAATCAATGCCGACCTTTTGGTGATCGCATCACAGGACAGGCGCCCTCTTGTCGCTAGAGGCCTGGTGGATTTGGACAAACTCCTTGGCGGCTCGATCAGCGATTACATCCGAGTCCATGCGCCTGCACCGGTTCTTTTGGTCCGCGAACCCGAGCAGAGCTAA
- a CDS encoding acyl-CoA thioesterase, which yields MVIESVTRPPWQLHKRVLPQHTDHGGVMWHGAYVGWLEEARVEALAAVGLPYRLMALERLEMPVVRLDMSYKRALLHGDQVVLLSHALPPEGPRWRWQTRLLRPDGDCVFEAHVELVLVRLDGDRRQVLRRPPPSVASALQLLTQGPTQ from the coding sequence ATGGTGATTGAGAGCGTTACGAGACCTCCTTGGCAATTGCATAAGCGTGTGCTGCCACAACACACCGATCACGGCGGTGTGATGTGGCATGGCGCCTATGTCGGGTGGTTGGAAGAGGCTCGCGTGGAAGCCCTTGCTGCGGTGGGGCTGCCCTACCGGCTGATGGCGCTTGAACGGTTGGAAATGCCAGTGGTGCGCTTGGACATGTCTTACAAGCGAGCTCTTTTGCATGGAGACCAGGTTGTGCTTCTAAGCCATGCGCTTCCCCCTGAGGGTCCTCGCTGGCGATGGCAGACGCGCTTGTTAAGGCCAGATGGTGATTGCGTCTTCGAGGCCCATGTGGAGTTGGTGTTGGTCCGTCTCGACGGTGACAGGCGCCAGGTTTTGCGACGCCCACCACCGTCCGTGGCATCAGCGCTTCAGCTGCTGACCCAGGGCCCAACCCAATAG
- a CDS encoding DNA-processing protein DprA, translating to MRALRAVAQAHQLPLADLWSWPLWRLQRELRWPDALMKRVESYRLSKGTSPSVGVPDHALLPLDQDWPIAFEGLKRPPLAVHWSGRKPCWPLLSAQKAVAVVGTRRPSDHGRRMAHALGQGLARAGWPVVSGLAEGIDAAAHHGCLAAGGRPVGVLGTPLDRVYPSEHEALQAEVESAGLLFSEWPCGARVQRSNFALRNRLLVSVSCALVVVECPETSGSLLSAQIAHTQDCPVWVVPGDALRWSCQGSNRLLQEGATPLLSPESLIAALGPGPLAPASTASKRSDRSRPSVERHPSLLRWVDEGFTLEQLSAELSCSPTQLAHELLQLELEGVVEPKPGLRWRSV from the coding sequence ATGCGGGCCCTCAGGGCTGTTGCTCAAGCGCATCAGCTGCCCTTGGCCGATCTGTGGTCATGGCCTCTCTGGCGTTTGCAAAGAGAGCTGAGGTGGCCCGACGCCTTGATGAAGCGCGTCGAGTCGTATCGGCTGAGCAAAGGGACGTCCCCCAGCGTTGGGGTTCCGGACCATGCTCTGCTGCCCCTGGATCAAGACTGGCCGATCGCATTTGAAGGGTTGAAGCGTCCTCCGCTTGCGGTGCACTGGTCGGGGCGGAAGCCGTGCTGGCCGTTGTTATCTGCTCAGAAGGCTGTCGCGGTCGTCGGAACGCGCCGGCCGTCGGATCATGGCCGGCGAATGGCCCATGCGCTTGGTCAGGGCCTTGCCCGTGCTGGTTGGCCCGTGGTGAGTGGTCTTGCGGAAGGCATTGATGCCGCCGCTCACCATGGTTGTCTTGCAGCGGGTGGCCGTCCGGTTGGTGTGTTGGGTACGCCTTTGGATCGTGTGTATCCGTCTGAGCATGAGGCCCTGCAGGCCGAAGTTGAGTCTGCTGGCTTGTTGTTCAGCGAATGGCCCTGCGGTGCGCGGGTGCAGCGATCCAACTTTGCGTTGCGGAATCGCCTTCTGGTGAGTGTGTCTTGTGCCTTGGTGGTGGTTGAGTGCCCTGAAACAAGCGGCTCACTGTTGTCAGCTCAGATCGCTCACACTCAGGATTGTCCTGTGTGGGTGGTCCCAGGGGATGCGCTGCGCTGGTCTTGTCAAGGCAGCAATCGTTTGTTGCAGGAGGGGGCAACACCGTTGCTATCTCCGGAATCGTTGATTGCCGCCCTGGGACCAGGACCGCTTGCGCCAGCGAGCACGGCGTCGAAGCGATCGGATCGATCCCGGCCTTCCGTCGAGCGGCATCCCTCGCTTTTGCGATGGGTGGATGAAGGTTTCACCCTTGAGCAGTTATCTGCAGAACTCAGCTGCAGTCCAACTCAGTTGGCGCATGAGTTGTTGCAACTCGAGCTCGAGGGTGTTGTCGAACCCAAGCCTGGTCTGCGTTGGCGGTCCGTCTAA